One Eremothecium cymbalariae DBVPG#7215 chromosome 2, complete sequence DNA window includes the following coding sequences:
- the RGD1 gene encoding GTPase-activating protein RGD1 (similar to Ashbya gossypii AFR616W) produces MSQTVKEPEGVPAQKGKNEVQVGGRQGLGDPMELLNAPEIQKLMESDVSPTALLNRLKMSLLMCVEFTKFVRKKYILEEEHAQEMSKAYKNFFPDTGASSLQASMHKVLEYDGKLAKVKMSYVSALQKIYDELSALLATMTKIRKTLKENSRRLEKEVADAIHSAEKAKSKYMALCQDWEKLKLVDPAKTKLTLRGSRTTREQEEELLRKIDTADLDYKQKVDYSTSLRNTYISNERPKIVTELKDLILELNTAVSIQLQKYAIWTENLILNSGVTIIPFETTLSSMKDHASSMNNQLDLFEYLSKYTSKNGTFINKSLIPVDYRKHPAMIKSGIFSTQSSSSSSFQTNLTTNTLPKRVISTSNESPFDSKPSPPTSSSAKSSPTPNSFPLNSGPQQPENSKMLIAAADKIPETRGKFGTLDPGSRKGGQSQPSLVTSIVTTFGSQSPISKAESMNTLPPGVSNNMKTFSVPLEDLLEYEQDLVPAIVRQCIYVVDKYGLYLEGIYRRSANVLDVSRLREDIDKDPSNISMLLPPKNYTDSDIYLVGSLLKTFFASLPDPLLSRSMSDELTTCLSIENPTTRKNYLHGLIYKLPDCQYWTLRSLIFHLKRVLDREEENRMNRKALCIIWGPTIVPPKTDDINDVNHQINVMDVLFDVADQAFEPE; encoded by the coding sequence ATGTCACAGACTGTTAAAGAACCAGAAGGGGTTCCTGCTCAGAAGGGTAAGAATGAGGTGCAGGTAGGCGGGAGGCAGGGTTTGGGGGACCCTATGGAGCTGTTGAATGCACCAGAAATACAAAAACTAATGGAATCAGACGTATCTCCGACTGCGCTTTTGAACCGGTTGAAGATGTCCTTATTGATGTGCGTGGAGTTTACGAAATTTGTGAGGAAGAAGTATATTCTGGAAGAGGAACATGCGCAAGAGATGTCAAAGGCGTATAAGAACTTCTTTCCTGACACTGGTGCAAGTAGCTTACAAGCTAGTATGCACAAGGTTTTAGAATATGATGGTAAATTGGCAAAGGTTAAGATGTCTTATGTGTCAGCATTGCAAAAGATATACGATGAGTTATCAGCTTTACTGGCAACGATGACTAAAATCAGGAAGAcattgaaagaaaatagCAGGCGGCTTGAGAAAGAAGTTGCGGACGCTATTCACAGTGCAGAAAAGGCGAAGAGTAAGTACATGGCGCTATGTCAAGATTGggagaagttgaagttgGTCGACCCTGCAAAAACGAAGCTAACTTTGAGAGGTTCTAGAACCACCAgggaacaagaagaagagttGTTAAGGAAGATTGATACAGCAGATCTTGATTATAAACAAAAGGTGGATTATTCAACTTCATTAAGAAACACTTATATCTCTAATGAACGCCCAAAGATTGTGACTGAACTGAAAGATCTGATTCTAGAATTGAACACAGCAGTATCCATTCAGTTACAGAAGTATGCTATTTGGACTGAGAATCTGATTTTAAACAGTGGAGTAACAATTATTCCATTTGAAACCACTTTATCCAGTATGAAAGATCATGCATCGTCGATGAATAACCAGTTGGACTTATTTGAGTATCTATCGAAGTATACCAGCAAAAATGGAACTTTCATCAATAAGAGTCTAATCCCTGTGGACTATAGAAAACATCCTGCTATGATTAAATCAGGAATATTTAGCACGCAATCCTCCAGTTCTAGTTCTTTTCAAACTAACTTAACTACGAACACTTTACCTAAACGTGTTATTTCGACTAGTAATGAATCTCCATTTGATTCAAAGCCATCTCCGCCAACATCTTCGAGTGCGAAATCATCACCTACTCCAAATAGCTTCCCGCTTAATTCTGGGCCTCAACAGCCTGAAAATTCGAAAATGCTAatagctgctgctgataAAATTCCAGAGACCAGGGGTAAATTTGGAACTTTAGATCCAGGTTCGAGGAAAGGTGGCCAAAGCCAACCTAGTTTGGTAACATCCATTGTAACTACCTTTGGTTCTCAAAGTCCTATATCTAAGGCGGAGAGTATGAATACACTACCTCCTGGAGTTTCAAACAATATGAAAACATTTTCTGTTCCATTGGAGGACTTATTGGAATATGAGCAAGATTTGGTACCAGCTATTGTTCGTCAATGCATTTATGTTGTGGACAAGTATGGTCTCTATCTAGAAGGAATTTATCGCAGATCTGCAAATGTTCTGGATGTAAGCAGACTGCGCGAAGATATAGACAAGGACCCgtcaaatatatccatGCTATTACCACCTAAAAATTACACTGAttcagatatatatcttgtAGGGTCATTGTTGAAAACCTTCTTTGCGAGTTTGCCGGACCCGCTATTATCCCGATCCATGAGTGACGAATTAACGACATGCTTGTCCATTGAAAACCCGACTACAAGGAAGAATTATTTACACGGGTTAATTTATAAATTACCGGATTGCCAATATTGGACTTTAAGGTCATTAATCTTCCATTTGAAGCGCGTTTTAGATcgtgaagaagaaaatagAATGAATCGGAAAGCATTGTGTATTATATGGGGACCTACTATAGTTCCTCCAAAAACCGACGATATCAATGATGTCaatcatcaaataaacGTTATGGATGTATTATTTGATGTAGCTGACCAAGCTTTTGAGCCAGAGTAA
- the RTT101 gene encoding cullin RTT101 (similar to Ashbya gossypii AFR617C) codes for MSEPDLDGLSQSFTQLLEEFKDSVNKFFSMPNIVMEEKENVPTVSQNEVLSLYTKLDRLLRELSLCRVYEASVQELDSVNTRKRKRCYQLMSQTRVYNLMWNVGLKRLDSVISGAVSEVDLTGIADNVMETLGERFIVNLGETAAAIEKLCTVYKCVDNWNPFMIPGYPKIINVDHFLVKYALHQYEKLYSELGSEIFKRLLSFVINQVQTINVHSKDIMPAIQCTSLKVEIESLYRDFKCPKLPVLFYKFITHNVELADGSTFLQFFTSQYLNIYRDHKSPDDEFYLEALKDLLKLTRSLFGTDFHKVSKRICDKILKSTILTRECLIPLVETSVSKANIKSIWLIIYTHINAGALESCKEAFSVSLRSVGKSKCWSIFHQVLNFGRNQAYAIQIRSFLWELLQENFEGDLNLVEFLANDMDVCIKRFMERIRAKLDANIEVSAKCMEAKFYEKIFSEIRSILEVLSELKLLGVFMPVYYEKYWFRRIILNGREYKKCIDEKIVLMEDGLEKLVGQKSALVSSMLEVVAEIKKNGCFTNINNIDTVSITIPRSAVPESFLDYTVEIKTLPADLQKTLEELNSLRTNSSSPIVTQSQFALHHLEVETPFTFPDNSKFILDVTMVQACILDYFNDLDQITVDQVSRRYGIEDFELTMAMESFVSIGMVKKVGNNYRLDYNFTPKGSASSSGKRRVPYSGKRRLKSVEKRDSTWKIEILRAALIRTLKYGQRHMTFNELKAEILNQISGFSVGELKIAVDKSKDYYSYHNGKYKFII; via the coding sequence ATGTCTGAACCCGATCTTGATGGCTTGAGTCAGAGTTTTACGCAGTTACTGGAGGAGTTCAAAGATTCAGttaataaattcttttcCATGCCAAATATTGTAATGgaggaaaaggaaaatgtTCCAACTGTTTCACAAAATGAGGTTTTATCGTTGTATACAAAGCTAGATCGATTACTGAGAGAGCTGTCTCTGTGTCGCGTTTATGAGGCAAGCGTGCAGGAATTGGATAGTGTGAATACCAGGAAAAGGAAGAGATGCTATCAGTTGATGTCTCAAACAAGAGTTTATAATTTAATGTGGAATGTAGGATTAAAAAGGCTAGACTCTGTAATTTCGGGAGCTGTCTCGGAGGTGGACCTCACCGGAATTGCTGACAATGTCATGGAGACCCTTGGAGAGCGGTTCATTGTGAATTTAGGGGAAACAGCAGCTGCTATTGAGAAGCTTTGCACTGTTTACAAGTGTGTTGATAATTGGAATCCATTTATGATTCCCggatatccaaaaattaTAAATGTGGATCATTTTTTGGTTAAATATGCCTTACACCAGTACGAGAAACTGTATAGTGAACTTGGATCTGAGATATTCAAGAGATTGCTTTCTTTCGTTATCAATCAAGTTCAGACTATCAACGTGCACTCTAAAGATATAATGCCGGCTATACAGTGTACTTCTTTGAAGGTTGAAATAGAATCATTATATCGTGATTTTAAGTGTCCTAAGCTTCCTGTACTGTTCTACAAGTTCATCACTCATAATGTGGAATTAGCTGACGGAAGCACTTTTTTGCAGTTCTTTACTTCGCAGTATCTGAATATTTATCGGGATCACAAGAGTCCGGACGATGAATTTTACCTTGAAGCACTTAAAGATCTTTTGAAACTGACCAGATCGCTTTTCGGTACTGATTTTCACAAGGTTTCTAAACGGATTTGTGATAAAATACTAAAATCTACTATTTTAACTCGGGAATGTTTGATCCCCTTGGTAGAAACCAGCGTTTCAAAGGCAAACATAAAGTCAATTTGGCTTATTATATACACTCACATCAACGCAGGTGCCTTGGAATCCTGTAAGGAAGCGTTTTCTGTCAGTCTTCGATCAGTCGGAAAATCCAAATGTTGGTCTATTTTTCACCAAGTGCTAAATTTTGGTCGTAATCAAGCATATGCAATCCAGATAAGGTCGTTCTTATGGGAGCTATTACAAGAGAATTTTGAAGGTGATCTGAACTTGGTTGAATTCCTGGCAAATGATATGGATGTATGCATCAAGAGATTTATGGAGCGTATCCGAGCCAAACTAGACGCCAATATTGAAGTGTCAGCGAAATGTATGGAAGCTAAATTTTATGAAAAGATTTTCAGTGAAATAAGGTCTATATTGGAGGTTTTGAGTGAACTAAAGTTATTAGGCGTATTCATGCCAGTATACTATGAAAAGTACTGGTTTAggagaataatattaaatgGTCGTGAATACAAGAAATGCATTGATGAGAAAATTGTCCTCATGGAGGATGGACTTGAAAAGCTTGTAGGGCAGAAGTCAGCTTTGGTATCTTCCATGTTAGAAGTAGTGGCTGAAATCAAGAAAAATGGTTGCTTTACTAATATCAATAACATTGATACAGTGTCGATCACAATACCCCGGTCTGCTGTTCCCGAATCATTTTTGGATTATACTGTTGAGATCAAAACCTTACCAGCTGATTTACAGAAAACATTAGAAGAATTGAACTCCTTAAGAActaattcatcatctccTATTGTAACTCAATCTCAGTTTGCCTTGCACCATTTAGAGGTGGAAACTCCTTTTACATTTCCAGACAACTCGAAATTCATTCTGGATGTAACAATGGTACAGGCTTGTATTCTGGATTATTTTAATGATCTGGATCAAATAACTGTAGATCAAGTTTCTAGAAGATATGGTATCGAAGATTTCGAATTAACAATGGCGATGGAATCGTTCGTAAGCATTGGTATGGTAAAAAAAGTTGGAAACAATTATAGATTAGACTACAATTTTACCCCTAAAGGTTCTGCCAGTTCTTCTGGTAAGCGGCGTGTTCCATATTCTGGTAAGCGGCGTCTAAAGTCTGTTGAGAAGAGAGATTCAACATGGAAAATAGAAATATTGAGAGCTGCCCTAATAAGAACATTAAAATACGGGCAGCGGCATATGACatttaatgaattgaaGGCAgaaattttgaatcaaatTTCAGGTTTTAGTGTGGGCGAATTGAAAATAGCTGTAGATAAAAGCAAAGATTACTATTCGTATCATAACGgtaaatataaatttataatatgA